The nucleotide window acatttaaattatgtattttaatattattcaacacAGATTCAACTCTTAAagtaacagttttaaataaattattacttttcaaGGTTTATGATATTTCTCTATATATGTCAATCGATTCAAATGAGCAAAAGTGGGAAATAACATCTTAGCTGCTTTACTTTGATATAATAGGAGCTTCTTCAACATTAACTCTCTCATGCGCCGAAGCTTTACCGTGAGATTCTCTACAAATAATCAAATCTTTATTCTGCGTCAGTTGCACTCAGTGCACATCGTCTTGAAgttacaaacaattatttcaaatagtCTGACAACTAATCAACATCTCAAACTAAATTTTTCCTCAGACTagctaaacaaaataaatactttcatGTTTGTACCTTAATACAATTTGATTAAAACTTAGtacataaaattatcaaaaacatttatGATAACAGATACAATAACTGCTACCTACACAGAATATAGGTATTCAATCGAATGCTGTGAAACTAACACGACATGTAAAGGTTACACAAAAATAGCTGCCATACTCGCGATGAATTTGTAAATAGTAGGTACGATGAACCTAGTTTTGTAAATAGTACCTATGATTGTAGAAATATTTCAGTGAACATAAACATGTTTTGAAGTGAAATACTTAGCACCGAGTAAACACCAAGGTAGGCAGTACGCCGTGGTGAAGCATAGCGTGTTACCGGTGTGAGAAGAGCGAGCCAGTTACTGGATGACGCAGCACTTGCACTTGGGCTTCTTGCGGATGGTCACGTGCTCGGGCTGCTGCGGCTCCTGCGGCAGCGCGCGCTGCACCTCCACGTGCCCAGCGTTCGCGCGCACTTCGCTCGCGGAACCGTTTTTCGTGCCGTTCATTGCCTTCGGAGTGCTCTGCTGCACTGGGCTTGCCACTTTTGTCTGAGGCGACGATGGAGCGTTAGCCTGCAAGTGGACAAACATTCTTTAAACACGCAACAcatcaaaataagtttattctATATCACTTTCAGTTTCTAACCGCAGTGTTAATGTGTCTCGACGAGCTACCTTAACATTGCACTGGACAGAATAAATGAATACCATGAAAGTATAATCGACGAATTGAATTTACTTGGAAAATGAAATGACTGAATAAATGACTTACGTTTACATTATTCACATGCACTTTCTCCTCCTTTTCGTCGCAGACAGGCAGCTGTGGcacggcggcgggcggcggtgTGGGGGTGATCGGTTTGCCGCCCTTGATCAGAGACACTATCTCATCCGCCTCGCGGCTCAGGTCGCCGTCGGGACGGAACGGGTTATCCCAACCGCTCTCCGTGCTGTAAACATcaaccaaatttcattaaaaccataTGCAACAGTGTGCGCATGATTACATcctaacaataaaacattacatcAATGTATGCTAATACAGATTAACTAGATAAATTGCACATGAATACATAAAGCGATTCTGCATGCCCACTCAAGTGTGTACAGGTAGAATTGGACAAGGCTGGTTAGAGAGATGTTTGCTTACGTAACTTTAATGCCAGTAATTATGATAAATGCCTGAACGCAATTTACTCATTTTCTCGTTACCCGGTTACTTGTGACTATTTGTCGACAGCTCACTAAATAGAGTACAATAGAGACATGTAAAAAtaacagatttaaaataaaatagccgCTATTATTGtgattgtaaatggcaaaatgtTGTTCGCATGAACATGTGTGTGGCCGGTGACATCACCGATTTGTGTATTGTGtctattatgtacatatattgtatACACAACAACAATACACAGTGAATAAATTACATCTCGGGTGGACCGCGGCCGTCCATTTATcaagtatttgttatttaatgtcGCAATATCATCTAATGCCCGACAGTGgcctttttaaataaactgaGGTTAATAGTGCTTTTATGATACAGATATTGCAATTCTCTGTGAAGGgaattttacacaatttatatACCTAGTTGTACAATGTTGGCAcgttttatttagattaaagtTATCAATTTGAATGTCTTATCAGAATCGCTACCTGCAAGACTATTACATTTATTCTTGTATAAGTACTTAGACATAATCACACGCCTTTCGGTATCAAGTTTAATCTTAGAAGTGTCACTTTCTAGTAATACCTATCTGTCAGTATCTGCTTAGAACAAAGTACCTGTACACACTTATGTTAACAGTTTATAGAAGCCTGCGCAAATTCTCCTCTTAACATTAGAGGAAACGCAAAATCGTTCATACGCTTTGCAAATACGAGTATGCCGAGTACTCTACTACTGACATACTTTAGACATGTTGTAGGGATATGTAATAGACAATTGCAAGCTGAACGTACAATGATGGGTGAATGAATGCGATGTGAGTGATAGTGAACAGTTTGCAGTGTTACCTGATTTGTCTGTTATACATTGCGTGATCCGCCATGTCGGCGTTGGCTGCGGCCGAGAGCAGAGCCGCGTAAAGAACGTGGGAATCTGGCTGCGGCACTGGCGGCGGGGGGGACAAGCACTGCGGCCGCGCCCCTTGATAGAACGACACGCGTACTTTAGAACGCTCCGAACTGAAAAGAAAACATACTGTTAGTCCATGTGTatgcacataatattaatacattaccATCGCAAGCATCAGTCCTGACCTTCACCTATCTCTCACTCGTAATCGCAGATTTAATCGCACCGTAGCGGAGAGGGACCCGACTAGCAATTGCACCAGAGCGCTTATGAGGAAAACTaaagtattaatattgtaaCGCCGCCGTTGTAATGAGATTCCATAGAATCGAACTCATTGAAATGCTAACTAGAGAAATTAAATACATCCGTGAGAACGCTAGTGTTATAAAGGTGCATTCAGATTATCAGATAGAGTTATTATATTTCACACATTAAATGAATACCTGATTACAACATATACAATCTTAAAGCGCAGATTgtaaaactattgaaaaaaatttCAAGTTCTGGTCAACGATGCGAGGGAAGAAGACCTGCATGTACCTTTTTCGCTCAGCAACTCACATACCTGCCTACTGTGTCCCTATTTTATGAGCCATAtatcagcaattttttttttttagcatAAGCTCATAGTTTCTTCTAGACACAAGAACTAGTGAACAAAAGATgactataatattgtataacttAGTTGTACACTTTTTAACTGGTAATCATTAGGAATCTTGCTGAGCTAATCGCTTAACCGATGTAGGTACATATGTATCATAGAATGCAGCATTTCATAGTATTGTAACATTAAATACTTGAATTATTACCTGAAGAACGGTCTGGCCATATTCTGCATACCTATGATATTTCATATGCAGAATATTAAACACTCGGCTTAAACACGTATGAACGCACCTTTATAAGAAAAGTCGATACAAACACCGACCGATCAAATGGCCTATAAACTTTAAGTCAGCACCTCAGGTCAGCACTTGTGtgtgaaaaacatatttttttccaattaaCATTATGTAagcgataaaatataatattaaggaCTTATCGGATCGCAAAGCACGTTAAGCGATAATGAACGACCTAATTTAATGTCTGCTGGCGAAAAACGAAACAACTTGTGTAAATTCAAGTTATTTATAGGTACGTACAAATTTTAGAATATAGATGAcaccaatataataatacttaagaCGTCGATATTTATCACTAAGCTATCACAAAGCGAAATATTTGAGTAATCCGTGAAAGGAGAGGTATTGAACTAGGTATTATAAAACCTCGACATTTTAAGATCGCCGATCGCGGCTCTTattggaataatttaaaatagccGAATTATGAATCATCATTATATAATCTTTGGCTATATCACGAATGTTTACTCTTATAGCTTGAGTTATCAGAGAGCGGGAATTATACGAGCAAATCGAATGGCGAACCTGGAATTTCGTTATCGTATTTTTATAGAAGCATAATCGTTACAGATTCTTCTATAATctagatttataaaaaatattcacagGTATTTGGTAATTAGTTAGTCtacataatagtaaaaaaatcgACCCATTAGGAACTAAGACTCTTTTGGGGGCATTCCCCGTGAAAACCATAACAACTTAAGATCTGCGTTCTTGAAATCGTCACATTGAAAGGTATTTCTTTTAACCATATTTCTCGTTTAAAGAGCAGGTTTTCGCGTTTCTAActtaataggtatattttatttattcattcataaaaagggaaataatacgtttataaaTTATGCAGGAGTATGTAGCTTTGCAACATGTTATGAATTCATTCGCATTGCGGGGACGCTAGCGCCGTGTATTATAACTGAAGGTGACTCAAATGATGGTACCTCTTTTATTAGTTGATGACTATATTCACCACCCACGCGGTATTTAGTTCCAATCTTGAGCATATACTTAACATTTTGACTTGTTAAATAGGTGAATTTgttcagttttattaaataatactttattgtaTAATTAGGTGTGTCATTCTACTTTATTCATTTGCATATGCAAAAATATGCTTTATGTAtttgcattaaaaaatattacaaggttagttacgtcataatcaaaaccACAGTCACACCCAAATAAACATTCTCTGACCACATTTTATATGACATCATTCactttcaatttcatttaaaatcgcGTTATATTTGTTGAGCATAAAATACTTGTTTCTCATAATGTAGTTTACCAGCACAGCACATTAAGAGTCATTCTAAAAACATTAGGCGTAAAGTGGTTCTGCACAAGTTTTCCAGATAATGTGTATCTATAACATTAGAAATAAGTGGACCACCTACGTACATCTCGTAGATGAACATCATAAGAATGACACAAAAATCTGACATCATACGGATTCCTTAACAACACATGATTCAACAGATGGTAAAAATAGAGAAATATCATCGCACAGCTTAATTGACATGCCCCAAGGTCTTGTACAATGTAAACTCACTCACACAACTCTCATATGTACATCTCACTATGTTATAACTGTGTTAAATGGTCACCAAAGGAATCtagttttatgtacataaaatattaagtacaatGTCTACTGCATAATATGTTGTATTGTTACCTGtttcctataaaataaatattaactttacttTATCATGTTTAggctttgttattatttattttaatcaaaaataacacAGCAATAGATGAGAAGTTTATATAGTCAATATTGACAAGATCTGTGTTACATGCATATTAGTacgtaattttacaaaactttcaaatgtcttaatataatgataatattgcATGAGTGAGCAAATACATTTGATGGAAGAACCATGCCCAGAATTTCTAGCAACCCGTATCTCTACACTATAATAAATGCCGAATACATCAAACTCTTGACTGTTTGAAATGGAATTAACTAAAAgcaattaatttacctaaatcaataatttaatataagcaCTTACATGAATATTACTTCGTACATagctttattattaaacaatttataaaattatactgtgTTTATGTCTtctaattaaacaaatatgccttcaaaacttttataaaactattcagCCCAGAGTTACAGTTCACACTGGTCAATATCTATTCTAACACTTAATTGGACATCAATGTACGGCGTACAATGTAGGTCACAACCAATGCAGCCTTACATATAGACATGCAACTGCCTTTCTGGAATAACTAGGTGGGGTTAATCCAAGCTAAGACCTAGTTACCCATTTCAATCATAGCTATACTTAGGTATTTATGTGCAGTGCTTGATTACTAGCATTTTAGTGCACTCAATGGTGATATTGAACTTGAAACATTtccatcataataaaattgatggTCTACAAAGTATAAGTAATACAATTCACAAAGATAAGTACTTGAGCAACAGAGTGCAACAATTGACATCTAGTAAGGTGTCAggaaattaatgaatattaattgGTAGCCGAGGCGAGTGGCTCGTTGAAAGGAGGTCTGTCGCTCCAGACTCGCGGCGGCACAGGGCGGGCCCTCATCAATGAAGCTTGATTACTGATAGTGACATTATAAATAGAGCATTTAAAACGATTGCCAATGCATATTTACTACATGTAGGTACGTGCTGAGTAATGACCTTGTATTCCCGACTGCTGGATGGAACCGAAAGtcgttttatgtttataaatcaGTACTCGTGACGTCATAGTGACCGAATTATCCGCACAAACTCGCAGatatgaaaagaaaatcaaaacAACTTAATACCGTAGCGACAATATTATTGATCGGTTAACcggttaaaaatatatcacttaAAACAAGTTGGATTTATCTATAAAACAATTGTAAATTCTGGAAATCATAGGCGAGTGAACACCCAGTTTGCAGCACAACAAGTATGACGTGattattgtaaataacataCCTTGAAAGTATCCACTCACAATGTTCACCACTGTTCAcg belongs to Anticarsia gemmatalis isolate Benzon Research Colony breed Stoneville strain chromosome Z, ilAntGemm2 primary, whole genome shotgun sequence and includes:
- the LOC142986455 gene encoding uncharacterized protein LOC142986455, giving the protein MLSYMVPVEEKPPPVPGKGRLALELVNSPGSPESAVRRTRTNISKDSSTSSFASDLTISSSTPTGAIDKPKHKLLGNGTKHTTLKRVSFGSSKGSMVETLIYESPLQEEPESSPPPKVQETAFPYTPVEDDSERSKVRVSFYQGARPQCLSPPPPVPQPDSHVLYAALLSAAANADMADHAMYNRQISTESGWDNPFRPDGDLSREADEIVSLIKGGKPITPTPPPAAVPQLPVCDEKEEKVHVNNVNANAPSSPQTKVASPVQQSTPKAMNGTKNGSASEVRANAGHVEVQRALPQEPQQPEHVTIRKKPKCKCCVIQ